Below is a window of Myxococcaceae bacterium JPH2 DNA.
AGGGCCTCGCCTCCTCGGACCGGGGCGCGGACACCGTGGAGCAGGTCATCGCGTCCACCGTGGCGCGCGAGCGGCCCCAGTACGAGCGCTTCCTGTCGCTCCTGGGCACGCTGGGCAACAACGCGCCGTTCATCGGTCTGTTCGGCACGGTGCTCGGCATCATCAAGGCCTTCCACGACCTGGGCGCCATCAACGTGAAGGGCGCCGCCATCCAGCAGACCGTGATGGCCGGCATCTCCGAGGCGCTCGTCGCCACGGCCGTGGGCCTCGCGGTGGCCATCCCCGCGGTGGTCGCCTTCAACGTCTTCAACCGTCAGCTCAAGACGCTCACCAGCCGCACCAACGCCCTGGGCCACGCGCTCGTCGGGGCCCTGCGCGCCGAGGGAGGCAAGTCCG
It encodes the following:
- a CDS encoding MotA/TolQ/ExbB proton channel family protein: MTSLFILAQAGQPQVGWLSSKLLGVTLTSAEWVLWLLVVLSVMSIAVMLERAVFFARHRLPNSEELALRLARGEFEAVRTAIAGKSGMEAAVIREGLASSDRGADTVEQVIASTVARERPQYERFLSLLGTLGNNAPFIGLFGTVLGIIKAFHDLGAINVKGAAIQQTVMAGISEALVATAVGLAVAIPAVVAFNVFNRQLKTLTSRTNALGHALVGALRAEGGKSASAPARAAEGR